DNA from Streptomyces sp. NBC_01476:
AGCACACGCATGTCCGACGAAGCGGTCACCGGTGTCACGGCGGGCGGGCTGCCCCCGTCCGACGGCACCCCGGGGATCCGGGTGGACTACACCGACCAGGCGGCATGGGAAGCCCTGCGCGCCGATCTGCGTCCGATCGATGACGACGACGAGCCCGGCTCGTTCCTGGATCTGCTCGACGATCCGGCGTACCACGGTCTCACCGTGGAGCGGGTGATCGAGCTGACCGACGGGGACGAGGGCTACGGCCTCTTCG
Protein-coding regions in this window:
- a CDS encoding DUF6924 domain-containing protein → MSDEAVTGVTAGGLPPSDGTPGIRVDYTDQAAWEALRADLRPIDDDDEPGSFLDLLDDPAYHGLTVERVIELTDGDEGYGLFVLLDTEAMNAPGHPVLVVDIDEDEVRTLRVAADVLHEVEANLFLANMDFEEFADAADDDGVFRGF